A DNA window from Streptomyces canus contains the following coding sequences:
- a CDS encoding STAS domain-containing protein, which produces MSQASLTVSQHTTADGVHVLALAGEIDHNTADVFRQALTADDGSSRCTVVDFHDVTFMDSSGINVLVAANNAARAHGGRLRLAHTPNRVLDLLRIVGLDDVIPLYATLQQALAPEAVA; this is translated from the coding sequence ATGAGTCAGGCCAGCTTGACCGTCTCTCAGCACACCACCGCCGACGGCGTGCATGTCCTCGCCCTGGCCGGGGAGATCGACCACAACACGGCCGACGTCTTCCGCCAGGCGCTCACCGCAGACGACGGCTCCAGCCGGTGCACGGTCGTCGACTTCCACGACGTCACCTTCATGGACTCCAGCGGCATCAACGTCCTCGTCGCCGCGAACAACGCCGCCCGGGCCCACGGCGGCCGGCTACGTCTGGCCCACACCCCCAACCGCGTGCTGGACCTCCTGCGCATCGTCGGCCTGGACGACGTCATCCCGCTCTACGCCACCCTCCAACAGGCCCTCGCGCCGGAAGCCGTCGCCTGA
- a CDS encoding S1 RNA-binding domain-containing protein — protein MQSLINQLRPGAVRTARVTGFEGADVLVQLVDAEGGKAEIARIPRQEASMRRMDHPSELFEVGQEINAEEIGRWREGQLHLSARACEIPALRSFLLAFERGQVVDGTVSEVHNFGVFVHVDGEPDGLCTGFIRGPDLTWGWINHPSEAVEVGQRITAEVIIAETRTGQVTLSLKALQDDPLIRFADQVGRVLTGPITKIVPFGVFVQLAPDVVGFLHLSELADEPVETPDKLVDEGELITVEVTEVDLQRHRVRLSATGGADRS, from the coding sequence ATGCAGTCCTTGATCAACCAGCTCCGGCCGGGGGCGGTGAGAACGGCGAGAGTCACCGGGTTCGAGGGAGCGGACGTTTTGGTGCAGCTGGTAGATGCCGAAGGCGGGAAAGCCGAAATAGCTCGGATTCCTCGACAGGAGGCGTCGATGCGTCGGATGGACCATCCATCCGAGCTGTTCGAGGTCGGCCAGGAGATCAACGCCGAAGAGATCGGGCGTTGGCGTGAAGGTCAGCTTCACCTCTCTGCCAGGGCGTGCGAGATTCCAGCCTTGCGGTCCTTCCTCCTCGCGTTTGAACGAGGGCAGGTCGTCGACGGGACGGTCTCCGAGGTTCACAACTTCGGGGTCTTCGTCCACGTCGATGGCGAACCGGACGGCTTGTGCACCGGCTTCATCCGGGGGCCGGACCTGACGTGGGGCTGGATCAACCACCCTTCCGAGGCAGTTGAAGTCGGCCAGCGAATCACTGCTGAGGTGATCATTGCCGAGACCCGAACCGGACAGGTCACGCTCTCGCTGAAGGCTCTGCAGGATGATCCACTCATTCGGTTTGCGGATCAGGTCGGCCGGGTTCTCACTGGGCCGATCACCAAGATCGTTCCTTTTGGTGTGTTCGTGCAGCTTGCTCCCGACGTTGTGGGGTTCCTCCACCTCTCAGAGCTAGCCGACGAGCCGGTCGAGACCCCTGACAAGCTCGTCGACGAGGGTGAGCTGATCACGGTGGAGGTCACCGAGGTCGACCTCCAGCGTCACCGAGTGCGTCTGAGCGCCACAGGTGGAGCGGACAGAAGCTAG
- a CDS encoding SAM-dependent methyltransferase produces MTNSHAAREIDTSRPHSARMYDYYLGGKDHFDVDKQAAETVAAAYPGIFTCARENRAFMHRATRVLAREHGIRQWLDIGTGVPTEPNLHQVAQSVVPEARVVYADNDPLVLRYAERLMRNTPEGRTTYIEADVNNPDALLNAPELAEVLDTRLPVALSLNALMHFVTDAQDPYGIVSRLLAELPSGSALALSHCTPDFDPETWQKVTDIYTNAGTPVQFRSQAEVARFFEGLDLLDPGVTVGHRWRADEESTASDAEVSLWTGVGIKP; encoded by the coding sequence ATGACCAACTCGCACGCCGCGCGGGAGATCGACACCAGCCGGCCCCACTCCGCCCGGATGTACGACTACTACCTCGGCGGCAAGGACCACTTCGACGTCGACAAGCAGGCCGCCGAGACCGTCGCGGCGGCCTACCCCGGCATCTTCACGTGCGCCCGCGAGAACCGTGCCTTCATGCACCGCGCCACCCGCGTCCTCGCCCGCGAACACGGCATCCGCCAGTGGCTCGACATCGGCACCGGCGTCCCCACCGAGCCGAACCTGCACCAGGTCGCGCAGTCCGTGGTCCCCGAGGCTCGCGTGGTCTACGCCGACAACGACCCCCTGGTCCTCAGGTACGCCGAGCGCCTGATGCGCAACACGCCTGAGGGCCGCACGACCTACATCGAGGCCGACGTCAACAACCCGGACGCGCTGCTGAACGCGCCGGAACTGGCCGAGGTCCTGGACACGCGTCTGCCGGTGGCACTGTCCCTCAACGCACTCATGCACTTCGTCACGGACGCGCAGGACCCTTACGGCATCGTCAGCCGCCTGCTGGCCGAGCTTCCCTCGGGCAGCGCGCTGGCCCTGAGCCACTGCACGCCCGACTTCGACCCGGAGACCTGGCAGAAGGTCACGGACATCTACACCAACGCGGGCACGCCGGTGCAGTTCCGTAGCCAGGCGGAGGTCGCCCGGTTCTTCGAAGGCCTCGACCTGCTCGACCCCGGGGTCACGGTCGGACACCGCTGGCGCGCCGACGAGGAATCCACCGCCTCGGACGCCGAAGTCAGCCTGTGGACCGGAGTGGGCATCAAGCCGTAG
- a CDS encoding DUF4333 domain-containing protein, with amino-acid sequence MTDQRSFARTVIALSLAVIACCALTFTIMLLAGSPAVQPQRVLDQDALARAVLNNVKSADFARPPTIDDVSCPASVPVEAGREFKCNVDGVGDGNSSGNAWVKVKVKDDQGDLSLG; translated from the coding sequence GTGACTGATCAACGCAGCTTCGCCCGTACCGTCATCGCGCTGTCTCTGGCCGTGATCGCCTGTTGTGCGCTCACTTTCACGATCATGCTGCTGGCCGGGAGTCCCGCCGTGCAGCCGCAGCGCGTCCTGGATCAGGACGCGCTGGCGCGGGCGGTGCTCAACAACGTCAAATCCGCCGACTTCGCCAGGCCCCCGACCATCGACGATGTCAGCTGCCCCGCTTCCGTCCCCGTCGAGGCGGGCCGGGAGTTCAAGTGCAACGTCGACGGCGTCGGCGACGGAAACAGCAGCGGCAATGCCTGGGTCAAGGTGAAGGTCAAGGACGATCAGGGTGACCTGTCACTGGGCTGA
- a CDS encoding phytanoyl-CoA dioxygenase yields MDDTTLVTRFLRDGFVKLEGAVAPRVAASCARLLWRETGCDPDDPETWTQPVHWVGGMAQGPFAAAPNSPALHRAYDLLVGAGRWEPRYSLGTFPLRFPHEQEPDDACWHIEGSYAVEGETWPFTNLRSRGRALLMLFLFSEVGERDAPTRIRVGSHLDVPKVLEPYGEEGVSGLAVAPDLVAASAHRPLALATGSLGDVFLCHPFLVHAAQPHHGARPRFMAQPPLMPAAPYELERADGVYSPVEIAIRRGLGQATSGPDEEDAGPANQNALLRQAEHSSANYALRPRQCD; encoded by the coding sequence ATGGACGACACGACCTTGGTAACCCGGTTCCTCCGCGACGGCTTCGTCAAGCTGGAGGGCGCTGTCGCGCCCCGCGTGGCCGCGAGCTGCGCGCGGCTGCTGTGGCGGGAGACGGGCTGCGACCCGGACGATCCGGAGACGTGGACGCAGCCCGTGCACTGGGTCGGCGGGATGGCACAGGGACCGTTCGCCGCCGCACCCAATTCCCCGGCCCTGCACCGGGCGTACGACCTGCTGGTCGGCGCCGGGCGGTGGGAGCCGCGCTACTCGCTCGGTACCTTCCCGCTGCGCTTCCCGCACGAGCAGGAGCCCGACGACGCGTGTTGGCACATCGAGGGCAGCTATGCGGTGGAGGGCGAGACCTGGCCCTTCACCAATCTCCGCTCACGCGGCAGAGCCTTGCTGATGCTCTTTCTGTTCAGCGAGGTGGGGGAAAGGGACGCCCCCACTCGAATCCGGGTCGGCTCCCACCTCGACGTGCCGAAGGTGCTGGAGCCGTACGGGGAGGAGGGCGTGAGCGGCCTGGCGGTCGCGCCTGACCTCGTAGCGGCATCCGCCCACCGGCCGCTCGCCCTCGCCACCGGTTCCCTGGGTGATGTCTTCCTGTGCCATCCGTTCCTGGTCCACGCGGCACAGCCGCACCACGGGGCGCGGCCGCGCTTCATGGCCCAGCCGCCGCTGATGCCGGCGGCGCCATACGAACTGGAGCGGGCCGACGGCGTGTACTCACCCGTGGAGATCGCGATCCGCCGGGGCCTGGGACAGGCCACCTCCGGTCCCGACGAGGAGGATGCCGGGCCCGCCAACCAGAATGCTCTGCTCCGCCAAGCAGAGCACTCATCCGCCAACTACGCGCTCCGCCCCAGGCAGTGTGACTGA
- a CDS encoding inositol monophosphatase family protein, protein MAASAAQTRPALDWAAPQPTCLPPPKPSTGSGTCHGALLVAMGHLDAFHLLGADPWDIPALVPIIKEAGGAFSHLFRTREKNRQVALFSNVSLHRQIVEIAQSAS, encoded by the coding sequence GTGGCGGCCAGTGCCGCGCAGACGCGCCCGGCACTCGACTGGGCCGCTCCACAGCCGACCTGCCTCCCGCCCCCAAAACCGTCCACCGGGTCCGGCACATGCCATGGCGCTCTCCTCGTCGCCATGGGCCACCTGGACGCGTTCCACCTACTGGGAGCCGACCCCTGGGACATACCCGCCCTGGTCCCCATCATCAAGGAGGCTGGCGGCGCGTTCAGTCACCTCTTCAGAACGCGGGAGAAGAACAGGCAAGTCGCGCTGTTCTCCAACGTCAGTCTCCACAGACAGATCGTGGAGATCGCTCAATCAGCAAGCTGA
- a CDS encoding DUF397 domain-containing protein, whose product MTSTDCQVYNGMPATDLGEQGWESPWSGPNGGQCVQTKLLADGRVALRQSTDPAGPALIYTPQEIAAFVAGVKRGLADHLAAG is encoded by the coding sequence ATGACGAGCACCGACTGCCAGGTCTACAACGGGATGCCGGCCACCGACCTGGGCGAGCAGGGCTGGGAGTCGCCGTGGAGCGGTCCCAACGGCGGCCAGTGCGTACAGACGAAGCTGCTGGCCGACGGCCGGGTGGCGCTGCGGCAGTCGACCGATCCGGCCGGACCCGCGCTGATCTACACCCCGCAGGAGATCGCCGCGTTCGTCGCGGGCGTCAAGCGGGGCCTCGCCGACCATCTCGCGGCCGGCTGA
- a CDS encoding helix-turn-helix domain-containing protein, translating into MSEGRTGTGGTSAPTVLRMILGRRLQERRQDAGASLEDAARALRVTSLTIRRLEKAEVALKPLYVEKLLETYGADRQEIDEFVVLAERANAPGWWHTYRDVLPNWFSAYVSLEAGARTLRTYEPHYVTGLLQTHAYARGVLRGGFPGEADEDLGRRVDLRLRRQSLLERPDAPTLWVVMEEAVLHRVVGGSEVMREQIDRLLEVSELEHVSVDVVPFTAGAHVGACAPFTYFRFEEPELPDIVYTEVLSGAMYLDQRSDVSAHLEAHNRMSLLTSDTDSKALLNRMRKEYS; encoded by the coding sequence GTGAGCGAAGGCCGTACGGGCACCGGTGGCACCAGTGCTCCCACCGTGCTGCGCATGATCCTCGGCCGCCGTCTGCAGGAGCGGCGCCAGGACGCGGGGGCCTCGCTGGAGGACGCGGCCAGGGCCCTGAGGGTGACGTCCCTGACCATCCGCCGCCTGGAGAAGGCCGAGGTCGCCCTCAAGCCGCTCTACGTGGAGAAGCTGCTGGAGACCTACGGGGCGGACCGGCAGGAGATCGACGAGTTCGTCGTCCTGGCCGAGCGGGCCAACGCGCCCGGCTGGTGGCACACCTACCGGGACGTCCTGCCGAACTGGTTCAGCGCCTACGTCAGCCTGGAGGCCGGGGCCCGGACCCTGCGCACCTACGAACCCCACTACGTCACCGGGCTGCTGCAGACCCACGCGTACGCGCGCGGGGTGCTGCGCGGCGGCTTCCCGGGCGAGGCCGACGAGGATCTGGGGCGGCGTGTGGATCTGCGGCTGCGCCGCCAGAGCCTGCTCGAGAGACCCGACGCGCCCACGCTGTGGGTGGTGATGGAAGAGGCCGTACTGCACCGGGTGGTCGGCGGCTCCGAGGTCATGCGGGAGCAGATCGACCGGCTCCTGGAGGTCTCGGAGCTGGAGCACGTCAGCGTCGACGTGGTGCCGTTCACCGCCGGCGCCCATGTGGGCGCGTGCGCCCCGTTCACCTACTTCCGCTTCGAGGAGCCGGAGCTGCCGGACATCGTGTACACCGAGGTCCTTTCCGGCGCGATGTACCTGGATCAGCGCTCGGACGTGTCGGCGCATCTGGAGGCGCACAACCGCATGTCCCTGCTGACCTCGGACACGGACAGCAAGGCGCTGCTGAACCGCATGCGCAAGGAGTACTCATGA
- a CDS encoding NUDIX hydrolase, whose product MAIDDRGNALVSFGRGAEGSPPSDAPLPAALVAMWRADRVLMVFDRFRQSWELPGGRIEAGESPRQAAARELLEETGQDPDGPLRFVGYAAFVLAPDRRAEYAALFTGHATTARGFQTNAEIAAIRWWNLQDDLPGRVQPLDVYLARLTRELGQCETPFDAGR is encoded by the coding sequence TTGGCAATCGATGACCGCGGTAACGCCCTGGTCTCCTTCGGACGCGGAGCGGAAGGCTCACCGCCGTCTGACGCGCCGTTGCCGGCGGCGTTGGTCGCCATGTGGCGCGCCGATCGTGTCCTGATGGTCTTCGATCGCTTCCGCCAGTCGTGGGAGCTGCCCGGTGGGCGAATCGAGGCAGGCGAATCCCCTCGTCAGGCGGCTGCACGCGAACTGCTGGAGGAGACCGGTCAGGACCCGGATGGACCCTTGCGCTTCGTCGGCTACGCAGCCTTCGTGCTCGCTCCCGACCGGCGAGCTGAGTACGCGGCACTGTTCACCGGGCACGCCACCACTGCCCGCGGCTTCCAGACCAACGCGGAGATTGCAGCTATCCGCTGGTGGAACTTGCAGGACGACCTGCCGGGACGCGTCCAACCCCTGGACGTCTACCTCGCCCGACTCACACGAGAGTTGGGCCAGTGCGAGACACCATTCGATGCCGGAAGATGA
- a CDS encoding ANTAR domain-containing protein, with translation MSDDIELPLAERAELLRVETEQLKEALERRPVIDIARGVLMAAWSCTLEEAWEILVTVSQNTNTKVHAIAEAVIATTQQQPMPEHLQTQLTAAVAARRPRGDGRE, from the coding sequence ATGTCCGATGACATCGAACTGCCCCTCGCCGAGCGAGCCGAGTTGTTGCGTGTGGAGACCGAACAGCTCAAGGAGGCACTGGAGCGCAGGCCGGTCATCGATATCGCCCGCGGAGTGCTGATGGCGGCCTGGTCGTGCACGCTGGAAGAAGCGTGGGAGATCTTGGTAACGGTCTCCCAGAACACCAACACGAAAGTGCACGCCATCGCCGAAGCCGTGATCGCAACGACACAGCAGCAGCCGATGCCGGAGCATCTGCAGACGCAACTGACCGCCGCGGTGGCGGCGCGCCGGCCTCGAGGTGACGGGCGAGAGTAG
- a CDS encoding AraC family transcriptional regulator: protein MLERLNQAMEHIERQLDSSVDVGELARIAATSEYHLRRMFSALAGMPLSEYIRRRRLTVAGAEVLAGERTLLEIAVRYGYGSGEAFARAFRAVHGVGPGEARRTGAALSSQPRMTFRLIIDGSSSMRYRVVHKPEFSVVGAKARVPLVHSGPNQAIINFVRGIGEQAKELLEKLSDQEPHGILAVCDDLDPSRAEGTDLDYYHGVVTSASAPDGMATLPVSAGTWAVFTTSGPAPEAIQALWRDVFTEWFPSNPYRSRPGPEILRTRMSADGSEADAELWLPVERETN from the coding sequence GTGCTGGAGCGGCTCAATCAGGCCATGGAGCACATCGAGCGGCAGCTTGACAGCTCCGTCGACGTAGGCGAGTTGGCGCGGATCGCGGCCACCTCGGAGTACCACCTGCGGCGGATGTTCTCGGCGCTTGCCGGCATGCCGCTGTCGGAATACATCAGGCGCCGGCGGCTGACCGTCGCGGGCGCGGAGGTACTGGCCGGTGAGCGGACGCTGCTGGAGATCGCGGTGCGGTACGGCTACGGCTCGGGCGAGGCATTCGCTCGGGCGTTCCGCGCGGTGCACGGCGTCGGCCCCGGCGAGGCACGGCGCACCGGCGCGGCGCTCAGCTCACAGCCCCGGATGACCTTCCGTCTCATCATCGACGGGAGCAGCAGCATGCGCTACCGCGTCGTGCACAAGCCGGAGTTCAGCGTCGTCGGAGCGAAGGCCCGGGTCCCGCTCGTGCACTCGGGGCCGAACCAGGCGATCATCAATTTCGTCCGCGGGATCGGCGAGCAGGCAAAGGAGTTGCTGGAGAAGCTGTCCGACCAGGAGCCGCACGGCATCCTCGCGGTCTGCGACGACCTCGATCCCAGCCGGGCGGAGGGCACCGACCTCGACTACTACCACGGCGTCGTCACCTCGGCGTCCGCGCCGGACGGCATGGCCACGCTGCCCGTGTCGGCCGGGACATGGGCAGTCTTCACCACCTCGGGGCCGGCGCCGGAGGCGATCCAGGCACTGTGGCGGGATGTGTTCACCGAGTGGTTCCCATCGAACCCGTACCGGAGCCGCCCCGGGCCGGAGATCCTTCGTACCCGGATGTCGGCGGACGGCAGCGAGGCGGATGCCGAGCTGTGGCTGCCGGTGGAACGGGAGACCAATTGA
- a CDS encoding zinc-binding dehydrogenase, which yields MARLVAADRLRVSVAATFPVEDIRAVVDLQAARHVRGKVVIDLWPQP from the coding sequence ATGGCGCGCCTTGTCGCAGCCGACCGCCTGCGTGTATCCGTCGCAGCGACCTTCCCCGTCGAGGACATCCGCGCGGTCGTCGACCTCCAGGCGGCCCGACATGTTCGCGGCAAGGTAGTGATCGACCTTTGGCCGCAGCCGTGA
- a CDS encoding Type 1 glutamine amidotransferase-like domain-containing protein, translating to MNLLLTASGLRNKTLRDALWDMLGKPFGSANIVYVPTASVAEPGDHGWFVANMNRLHGLGWREFDILELNGLPRQMVLDRLLHADVIYVEGGSHYHLARSITGNGLADGFLEALENRVYVGVSAGSMIFSRHLTGHSADVIGDTTDLHVLGATTVEPPFGLFDWYLKPHLYSPDFPERDDTWADRIAARADFPIYFIDDETAVRVRDGKVDVISEGRWRFHP from the coding sequence ATGAACCTTCTGTTGACGGCGAGTGGCCTGCGCAACAAGACGCTGCGGGATGCGCTGTGGGACATGCTGGGAAAGCCGTTCGGATCGGCGAACATCGTGTACGTTCCCACGGCATCAGTCGCCGAGCCCGGGGACCATGGCTGGTTCGTCGCGAACATGAACCGGCTGCACGGCCTCGGCTGGCGGGAGTTCGACATCCTGGAGCTGAACGGCCTGCCCCGGCAGATGGTGCTCGACCGGCTGCTCCACGCCGACGTCATCTATGTCGAGGGCGGCAGCCACTACCACCTCGCGCGCAGCATCACCGGCAACGGCCTGGCCGACGGCTTCCTGGAGGCGCTGGAGAACCGGGTCTATGTGGGGGTCAGCGCCGGATCAATGATCTTCAGCCGTCATCTCACCGGACATTCCGCCGACGTCATCGGGGACACCACGGACCTTCACGTGCTCGGCGCGACGACCGTGGAGCCGCCGTTCGGCCTCTTCGACTGGTATCTCAAGCCCCACCTGTACTCGCCGGATTTCCCCGAGCGGGACGACACCTGGGCTGATCGCATCGCTGCGCGGGCGGACTTCCCGATCTACTTCATCGACGACGAGACGGCCGTACGCGTCAGGGACGGCAAGGTGGATGTCATTTCTGAAGGCCGGTGGCGGTTCCATCCGTGA